Proteins from a single region of Eremothecium gossypii ATCC 10895 chromosome VI, complete sequence:
- the PRP21 gene encoding Prp21p (Syntenic homolog of Saccharomyces cerevisiae YJL203W (PRP21)) yields MLSLQNLRDVQIPSNIRVPNDKETQTQICTNVLEGLQQTSIKQTNRKTNDQNMDAYSEYYNFLLNHFSPTPTTTENNGPIKEQASQTKKHAREVVPQLPYPFVFTTYKEYIPAHELAIIKKTALVCVINEQYNYLQELRRRKENDPLFQFLKSSHSLNETFTAFINQYKQLKSGEYGLQTKLGSDYKYTVIKRAYQRSQHNEYSKIIRNEQKSILEKMKIKFAATDWKTHHLMGTFTIEDSDYTKPIPTPLNFDKILRTPITKSFDDLFNNGSEEKQKPKKKKNIKIKSAGETRLKRSNESTNTSNLIRCPITNKLIPEDKFERHIQILLTDPAYKQEKEKYKATHKLTNLTYENVYHNIKRVLNLQPSDTKTESKKQRTQ; encoded by the coding sequence ATGTTATCATTGCAAAATCTACGAGACGTTCAAATACCATCCAATATAAGAGTACCTAATGACAAAGAAACTCAAACGCAAATATGCACCAATGTATTAGAGGGCCTACAACAAACGTCAATCAAACAAACAAACAGAAAAACTAACGACCAAAACATGGACGCATATAGTGAGTACTACAACTTCTTACTAAACCACTTCTCCCCAACCCCAACCACAACCGAAAACAACGGCCCAATAAAAGAACAAGCATCACAAACCAAAAAACATGCCCGCGAAGTTGTACCACAGCTGCCGTATCCTTTTGTCTTCACAACCTACAAAGAATACATACCAGCACACGAACTAGCGATAATCAAAAAAACAGCACTTGTATGTGTGATTAACGAACAATATAACTACCTCCAAGAACTTAGACGTCGTAAAGAAAATGACCCCCTATTCCAATTCCTCAAATCCAGTCACTCTCTCAACGAAACCTTCACTGCATTCATTAATCAGTATAAACAGCTCAAAAGCGGAGAATATGGCTTACAAACAAAGCTTGGTAGTGATTATAAATACACAGTAATAAAAAGGGCCTATCAACGATCTCAACATAACGAATATTCGAAAATAATACGAAATGAGCAAAAAAGTATACTTGAAAAGATGAAAATTAAGTTTGCAGCAACAGATTGGAAAACACACCACCTAATGGGGACATTTACAATCGAAGATTCGGATTACACAAAACCAATCCCTACACCTCTCAATTTCGATAAAATACTACGAACCCCAATAACGAAATCGTTTGATGATCTCTTCAATAATGGCTCCGAAGAAAAACAAAAACCAAAAAAAAAGAAGAACATAAAAATTAAATCTGCTGGAGAAACAAGATTAAAACGCTCTAACGAATCCACCAACACTAGCAACCTCATAAGATGCCCCATAACCAACAAACTAATACCAGAGGACAAATTCGAACGGCATATACAAATTCTACTCACAGACCCTGCCTACAAACAAGAAAAAGAAAAATATAAGGCAACACATAAATTAACCAACCTCACGTATGAGAACGTGTATCACAATATTAAAAGAGTGTTGAATTTGCAGCCATCCGATACCAAGACAGAATCAAAGAAACAACGCACACAATAG
- the COQ6 gene encoding putative N,N-dimethylaniline monooxygenase COQ6 (Non-syntenic homolog of Saccharomyces cerevisiae YGR255C (COQ6)), which translates to MLRRAYTLLHRRTLAVSSAGIEKTDVLIVGGGPAGLTLAAGIKNSPHLSDVPVTLVEGSSLTKIAGFYKSPSAKYHNRIINLTPQSKNFLEQKVGVKLLEDRIQAFDGFYVTDGCSSGALEMTRENVGYMAEIFNIQSSVLHRMEQLSHSGLDLIENAKVTSIEHSDPADPQSWPIVTLDNGRRIQTRLLVGADGKNSPVRRFSGVQSRGWSYGRWGIVANLQLEYPPFKTRGWQRFLPTGPIAHLPMPGTDACLTWSTTEPLARLLLSLEPAAFATLVNAAFILDDADMQFYYKHLQEGTLSTSELIADVEHRIQQVFSNLQDEGLIDEIYPPKVVDVYEGSRARFPLSMAHADTYVADRIALVGDAAHSTHPLAGQGLNMGQGDVEALLSALERANQRGLDLGSLLALEPYWAERYPINNALIGGADKLHKLYSTDFAPIVAARTFGLNLVDKLGPLKDLIMAKVSGPN; encoded by the coding sequence ATGTTGAGAAGGGCATACACGCTCTTGCACCGCCGGACACTCGCAGTATCCTCTGCCGGGATAGAGAAGACGGATGTACTGATTGTCGGGGGCGGGCCTGCTGGGCTAACGTTGGCTGCCGGCATCAAGAACTCCCCCCATCTTTCCGATGTCCCAGTAACTCTAGTCGAAGGTAGCTCGCTAACGAAGATCGCTGGGTTCTACAAATCCCCATCTGCGAAATACCATAACCGAATCATCAACCTAACTCCGCAGTCGAAGAACTTCCTGGAGCAAAAAGTGGGCGTCAAGTTGCTGGAAGACCGCATACAGGCGTTCGACGGGTTCTACGTGACGGATGGCTGCTCATCAGGCGCGCTAGAGATGACACGCGAGAACGTGGGATACATGGCGGAAATATTCAACATCCAGAGCTCAGTCCTACACCGCATGGAGCAGCTGTCGCACTCCGGGCTGGACTTGATTGAGAACGCCAAAGTCACGTCCATCGAGCACAGCGATCCTGCTGATCCACAGTCCTGGCCTATAGTGACCCTGGACAATGGCCGGCGCATCCAGACGAGACTGCTGGTCGGCGCAGACGGCAAAAACTCGCCCGTGCGCAGGTTCTCAGGCGTCCAATCCCGCGGCTGGTCATACGGGCGCTGGGGCATCGTTGCAAACCTACAGCTTGAGTACCCTCCGTTCAAGACACGCGGCTGGCAACGTTTCCTCCCTACGGGTCCCATTGCACACCTGCCAATGCCGGGTACCGATGCCTGCCTCACGTGGAGCACAACAGAACCGCTCGCCCGTCTACTGCTCTCTCTCGAACCAGCCGCCTTCGCGACCCTGGTGAACGCGGCGTTCATTCTCGACGACGCGGACATGCAGTTTTACTACAAGCATTTGCAAGAGGGCACGCTATCGACCAGCGAACTGATAGCCGATGTCGAGCACCGCATCCAACAAGTTTTCAGCAACCTACAGGACGAGGGCTTAATAGACGAAATATACCCACCAAAGGTCGTCGACGTTTACGAGGGCTCGCGCGCCCGTTTCCCCCTCAGCATGGCTCACGCGGACACGTATGTCGCGGACCGGATCGCGCTTGTCGGCGATGCAGCCCACTCAACGCATCCTCTCGCAGGTCAGGGTCTGAACATGGGTCAAGGAGACGTTGAGGCGCTGTTGTCGGCACTAGAAAGGGCCAACCAGCGCGGACTGGATCTCGGCTcgctgctcgcgctcgAGCCCTACTGGGCAGAGCGCTACCCAATAAACAACGCCCTAATCGGCGGTGCAGATAAATTGCACAAGCTCTACTCAACCGATTTTGCGCCCATCGTCGCCGCCAGGACTTTCGGCTTGAACCTCGTCGACAAGCTTGGACCGCTGAAAGACCTCATAATGGCAAAGGTCAGCGGCCCAAATTAA
- the FOL1 gene encoding trifunctional dihydropteroate synthetase/dihydrohydroxymethylpterin pyrophosphokinase/dihydroneopterin aldolase FOL1 (Syntenic homolog of Saccharomyces cerevisiae YNL256W (FOL1)) — protein MQSLGFKCLLSRRSLSRISICTRGMSSANGGRSNDTVHIQRQALKVVAGLDGWGQLQAQDVKLTMNMNTDFRASSQTDDLKYSLNYAVISRGVHRFVEGCGRYRSLGHLAREVKKFSMNEYPGIQTIEVGAEADAAHLRCGSLGVVVNSDGHRPDEILLSGMKLLTLIGVFTFERRRKQYVDLKLSFPWPKEAGEFPDCQELLDDVVSYVERANFKTAESLAESVAHVVTLREYFQLHRGLPVKVKVIKLNAITETEGVGVSCVRSADEFTGKPPFWEDIPNDRADVFNLPVFQQPHASVSEWNRVFLAFGSNIGDRFAHIERSLRLLAEDPKVKLLRSSSLFESEPMYFKEQSPFMNGVVEVQTRYSPHELLELCKRIEYEHLKRVKEFDNGPRSIDLDILLYQNANFEHVVLNSEDLVIPHPRMLERSFVLEPLCELLAFHEVHPISAESVQSHLKELYRKGNKEDILVKLVPLPGIPSNIPTTRFLKFRREYEEDQSTSELVLRTKSNTYVMGIVNVTPDSFSDGSPMWNDVNHFLLKVQRMILDVLKLHENVIIDIGGCSTRPGSQQPSVEEELSRTIPLITAIRGCRDFSQENVIISIDTYRSAVAEKAITAGADIVNDISGGSFDTNMFKVISAYPNVGYVLSHIRGDMTTMTSLNKYDDTVGLDGVEEFIYGKKQHSERTKVIRNICRELAERYQLALASGIKRWQIILDPGIGFAKNAKQNLDIIKHTPSIKGYSCVTHGQFVNFANLPVLLGPSRKNFIGTIIQEAQVERRDFATGTIVGSCVGYDADIIRVHDVTNCSKSARLADELYRK, from the coding sequence ATGCAGTCCCTTGGATTCAAGTGTTTGCTGTCTCGCAGGAGCCTGAGCAGGATATCAATCTGTACAAGAGGAATGAGTAGTGCTAACGGTGGACGAAGTAATGATACTGTGCATATACAGAGACAGGCACTGAAAGTTGTTGCTGGGCTTGACGGATGGGGTCAATTGCAGGCGCAGGATGTGAAATTGACCATGAATATGAACACAGATTTTCGTGCTTCCTCGCAGACGGATGATCTGAAGTACTCCTTGAATTATGCGGTGATTTCACGTGGGGTGCATAGGTTCGTTGAGGGCTGTGGACGGTACCGCTCTCTTGGTCACTTGGCCAGGGAGGTAAAGAAGTTTTCCATGAATGAGTATCCGGGTATCCAAACTATAGAGGTGGGTGCGGAGGCGGACGCGGCCCATTTGCGATGCGGAAGTCTGGGCGTCGTGGTGAACAGCGATGGGCATCGTCCTGATGAGATTTTGCTTTCTGGAATGAAGCTTCTGACACTAATAGGGGTGTTCACTTTTGAACGGCGTCGGAAGCAGTACGTTGACTTGAAGCTGTCATTTCCGTGGCCGAAGGAGGCTGGTGAATTTCCGGATTGCCAGGAATTATTGGACGATGTTGTGAGCTATGTAGAGAGAGCGAATTTTAAAACGGCAGAGTCTCTTGCTGAGAGTGTAGCTCACGTTGTTACCTTGAGAGAGTATTTTCAGCTGCATCGTGGGTTACCGGTAAAAGTCAAGGTAATTAAGCTTAATGCCATTACTGAGACTGAGGGAGTTGGTGTGAGCTGTGTAAGAAGTGCGGATGAATTTACGGGGAAACCGCCCTTCTGGGAAGATATTCCAAACGATCGAGCAGACGTGTTTAACCTTCCTGTATTCCAGCAGCCACATGCATCTGTCAGTGAGTGGAATCGTGTGTTTCTGGCGTTTGGATCTAATATAGGGGATAGGTTTGCTCACATTGAGCGAAGCTTACGTCTACTTGCGGAAGATCCTAAAGTTAAACTACTTCGCTCGTCGTCTCTGTTCGAGAGTGAACCAATGTACTTTAAGGAGCAGTCCCCGTTTATGAATGGCGTTGTAGAAGTGCAGACACGGTATAGCCCGCACGAGTTACTAGAGCTATGCAAAAGGATAGAATATGAACATTTAAAACGTGTCAAAGAGTTTGATAACGGCCCTCGCAGCATTGATTTAGATATTTTATTGTACCAAAATGCAAACTTTGAGCATGTGGTACTGAACTCCGAGGATTTAGTTATTCCTCATCCAAGGATGTTGGAGAGATCGTTTGTTTTAGAGCCTCTCTGTGAATTGTTGGCTTTCCATGAAGTGCACCCCATTTCGGCTGAATCTGTCCAAAGTCACCTAAAAGAATTGTACCGTAAGGGGAATAAGGAAGACATTCTTGTTAAACTTGTACCTTTGCCGGGTATTCCGTCAAATATACCTACAACGCGATTTCTGAAGTTTAGACGGGAGTATGAGGAGGATCAATCGACAAGCGAATTGGTTCTTAGGACCAAGTCAAATACATATGTCATGGGCATCGTGAATGTGACACCTGATTCTTTTTCTGATGGATCTCCTATGTGGAATGATGTTAATCATTTCCTCTTAAAAGTACAAAGGATGATCCTTGACGTTTTGAAGTTACATGAAAACGTTATCATTGATATTGGAGGCTGTTCGACTAGGCCTGGTAGTCAGCAACCATCAGTGGAAGAAGAACTTAGTCGTACTATTCCCCTAATAACAGCGATCAGGGGTTGCAGAGATTTTTCGCAAGAGAATGTGATCATATCTATAGACACTTACAGAAGTGCTGTTGCTGAAAAGGCCATAACAGCAGGGGCTGATATTGTGAACGATATTTCAGGAGGTAGTTTTGATACAAATATGTTTAAGGTTATCAGCGCGTATCCGAATGTTGGTTATGTGCTATCACACATAAGGGGAGATATGACTACCATGACGAGCCTGAATAAGTATGATGATACAGTTGGTTTGGATGGCGTTGAAGAATTCATTTACGGTAAGAAACAGCACTCAGAACGGACTAAGGTGATCCGGAACATTTGTAGGGAACTTGCGGAGCGATACCAGCTTGCCCTTGCTAGCGGAATTAAGCGCTGGCAGATTATTTTGGATCCGGGTATTGGTTTTGCGAAGAATGCTAAACAGAACTTAGATATCATCAAGCATACCCCGTCAATTAAGGGTTATAGTTGTGTGACACATGGACAATTTGTAAATTTTGCCAACCTTCCTGTGTTGCTTGGGCCTTCCAGGAAGAACTTTATTGGGACTATAATTCAAGAGGCACAGGTCGAGCGAAGGGACTTTGCAACGGGGACTATTGTAGGCTCCTGTGTTGGTTATGATGCGGATATCATCAGGGTACATGATGTAACTAACTGTAGCAAAAGTGCTAGGTTAGCGGATGAGCTTTATAGGAAATAG
- the GIS2 gene encoding mRNA-binding translational activator GIS2 (Syntenic homolog of Saccharomyces cerevisiae YNL255C (GIS2)), producing the protein MSQKACYVCGKLGHLADNCDSERLCYNCNMPGHIQSECTLPRSAEHKQCYNCGETGHVRGECNIQKCFNCSQAGHVSRDCTEPRRSRFSNSSRSSFSGRLNKVSCYRCGGPNHMAKDCLQDETKCYSCGKSGHISRDCPSGPSEKTCYNCNESGHISRDCPVH; encoded by the coding sequence ATGTCTCAAAAAGCTTGTTACGTGTGCGGTAAGTTGGGCCATTTGGCTGACAACTGTGACTCTGAGCGGTTATGTTACAACTGTAACATGCCTGGTCACATCCAATCAGAATGTACTTTGCCCAGATCTGCCGAACATAAACAGTGCTACAACTGTGGTGAGACCGGTCACGTTAGAGGTGAGTGCAACATCCAAAAGTGTTTCAACTGCAGCCAAGCAGGTCACGTTTCTAGGGACTGCACTGAGCCAAGAAGAAGCCGCTtcagcaacagcagcaggtctTCCTTCTCTGGTCGCCTCAACAAGGTTTCGTGCTACCGTTGCGGTGGCCCAAACCACATGGCAAAGGACTGTTTGCAAGATGAGACTAAGTGCTACTCATGTGGGAAGTCTGGCCACATCTCGAGAGACTGCCCAAGTGGCCCATCGGAGAAGACTTGTTACAACTGTAACGAGTCCGGCCACATCTCGAGAGACTGCCCAGTTCATTAA
- the TGL2 gene encoding triglyceride lipase (Non-syntenic homolog of Saccharomyces cerevisiae YDR058C (TGL2)), which yields MIAALELMNYFSPLESFVAFPTQAFSTLRSFWPPTGAQQQPLSDKYDTVVPPPSAEELIIKSLPPLKTYTPPKYPIVLCHGLSGFDKLILVPSVRQLVGLLQLSIREQKNESFMEDMAADEGLLALDYWVGVSKFLESKGCTVITAKVPSFGSIEDRASVLDQCIDRGIERLRAGAPADVQREWLDSDGKFKINLIAHSMGGLDGRYLISKKKDKNYRVMSLTTIATPHRGSEMADFVVEKFDNFKQTASLDEVPLFLPPAFYQLTTYYMKYFNSVTPDDPNVSYFSYGSFFYPKWYNVFYPSWNIIFNRSGGEPNDGLVTVKSAQWGRYLATLEKIDHLDIINWRNKLQLETLTNLEMYNKGIKKLLSPELDVLDFYLAITDMLARNGL from the coding sequence ATGATTGCAGCGCTGGAGCTCATGAACTACTTCAGTCCGCTGGAGTCTTTTGTTGCTTTCCCGACGCAAGCGTTCTCCACGCTTCGCTCGTTCTGGCCGCCCACGGGGGCTCAGCAACAGCCGCTCAGCGACAAGTATGACACTGTGGTGCCTCCACCGTCAGCTGAGGAGCTCATTATCAAGTCCTTGCCTCCTCTCAAGACATACACGCCACCCAAATACCCTATCGTGCTCTGTCACGGGCTATCCGGCTTCGACAAGCTTATCCTTGTGCCGTCGGTGCGCCAGTTGGTGGGGCTGCTCCAGCTCAGCATCCGCGAACAGAAAAACGAGTCGTTCATGGAGGACATGGCAGCCGACGAGGGACTTTTGGCGCTTGACTACTGGGTGGGCGTGAGCAAGTTTTTAGAGTCCAAAGGCTGCACGGTGATTACCGCCAAGGTCCCCAGCTTCGGTAGCATCGAGGACCGCGCATCGGTGCTCGACCAGTGCATCGACCGCGGAATCGAGCGCTTGAGGGCGGGCGCACCTGCAGATGTGCAGCGCGAGTGGCTCGACTCCGACGGCAAGTTCAAGATCAACCTTATCGCACATTCTATGGGCGGTTTGGACGGCCGTTATTTGATCAGCAAAAAGAAGGACAAAAACTACCGCGTCATGAGTCTTACCACCATCGCAACTCCGCACCGGGGTTCTGAGATGGCAGACTTCGTGGTGGAGAAGTTCGACAACTTTAAGCAGACGGCAAGTTTGGACGAGGTCCCGCTTTTCCTCCCGCCTGCATTTTACCAGCTTACGACCTACTACATGAAATATTTTAATTCTGTGACGCCAGACGATCCGAACGTCTCATACTTCAGCTATGGATCCTTCTTTTACCCCAAGTGGTACAACGTTTTCTACCCGAGCTGGAACATTATCTTCAACCGCTCGGGCGGTGAGCCAAACGACGGGCTCGTCACCGTGAAGAGTGCCCAATGGGGACGGTACCTCGCCACGCTCGAGAAGATAGACCACCTAGACATAATAAACTGGCGGAATAAATTGCAGCTGGAAACCCTAACTAATTTGGAAATGTACAACAAAGGGATAAAGAAACTCCTGTCCCCGGAGCTTGACGTCTTAGATTTCTACTTGGCGATCACTGATATGTTGGCTCGCAATGGTTTGTAA
- a CDS encoding PPIL4 family peptidylprolyl isomerase (NOHBY659; No homolog in Saccharomyces cerevisiae; Syntenic homolog of Saccharomyces kluyveri SAKL0C03234g), translating to MSVLLETTIGDLVVDLDYKTCSAESYNFLKLCKTRFYDCQCIYDLHPEGSARLGDPQVGFAFRTDLPVHNTSIEGLRDTRAVTPKLIEASVAAQPAERFGQVAFVLKPGTRLLGSNILLALNPEPRPHINTVRFAQVIDESLAVLQQLSDVPRDLHHLPRTDIRIRRAHILYDPFPDNRPLPVFLPPVTAARVRLPSADKGSPETLTGAKELTLEILGDIRRAGIAPAENVLFVCKLNPLTRAADLATVFAQFGHVNSVEIIRDRDSGRSLGYGFVEFATKAACELAYTKMDGALIDDRRVHVDFSQSLK from the coding sequence ATGAGCGTCCTACTGGAAACTACCATTGGCGACCTTGTAGTAGACCTGGACTACAAGACATGCAGCGCCGAGAGCTACAACTTCCTCAAACTCTGCAAAACTCGCTTCTACGACTGTCAGTGCATCTACGACCTCCATCCTGAAGGCTCAGCACGCCTCGGCGATCCACAGGTGGGCTTTGCATTCCGCACGGATTTGCCTGTACACAATACCTCGATCGAAGGCCTGCGCGACACACGGGCGGTCACCCCGAAGCTCATTGAAGCCTCCGTTGCCGCTCAACCCGCAGAGCGCTTCGGACAGGTCGCCTTTGTGCTCAAGCCCGGCACTCGCCTGCTGGGATCCAACATACTGCTCGCGCTTAATCCCGAACCTCGGCCCCACATCAACACAGTGCGCTTCGCGCAGGTCATCGACGAGTCGCTGGCagttctgcagcagctcagCGATGTTCCGCGCGACTTGCATCACCTCCCACGCACCGACATCCGCATCCGCCGCGCGCACATCCTCTACGACCCGTTCCCGGACAACCGCCCTCTACCTGTGTTTCTGCCTCCCGTCACTGCCGCGCGCGTCAGACTGCCGAGCGCCGACAAAGGCAGCCCGGAAACTCTGACGGGGGCGAAAGAGCTCACCCTCGAGATACTAGGCGACATCCGCAGAGCGGGGATCGCCCCGGCGGAGAACGTGCTTTTCGTGTGTAAGCTTAACCCGCTCACTCGCGCTGCGGACTTGGCGACGGTGTTTGCGCAGTTTGGTCATGTCAACTCAGTTGAAATCATACGTGACCGAGACTCTGGACGCTCGCTGGGCTACGGCTTTGTCGAGTTTGCCACCAAGGCCGCGTGCGAACTTGCGTACACCAAGATGGATGGCGCACTCATAGACGACCGCCGCGTGCATGTAGACTTCAGCCAGAGCCTTAAATAA